In Primulina eburnea isolate SZY01 chromosome 14, ASM2296580v1, whole genome shotgun sequence, the following proteins share a genomic window:
- the LOC140811398 gene encoding uncharacterized protein isoform X3, producing the protein MDRGQFTLMGTTVCVMLSLHFSIQLVSQHYMSWKKPKEQSAIIIIVLMAPLYAIDSYVGLLDIRGSTTFFTFLDSIKECYEALVMAKFLGLMYTYLNISISKNIVPDEIKGREIHHSFPMTLFQPHTVRLDHKNLKLLKDWTWQFVLIRPVCSVLMISFQLLGVYPSWLSWTFTMILNISVSLALYSLVVFYHVFAKELAPHKPLAKFLCVKGIVFFCFWQGILLDILVALGIVKSNHFWLDVEHLQEALQNILVIVEMVFFSLLMQYAYSAEPYRIGSVSRTSDKKKE; encoded by the exons ATGGACCGCGGACAATTTACACTGATGGGAACAACTGTATGTGTAATGCTTTCCCTTCACTTCTCGATACAACTAGTCTCCCAACATTACATGTCCTGGAAGAAGCCAAAGGAACAATCGGCCATCATAATTATTGTCCTCATGGCTCCATTGTATGCTATTGACTCGTATGTTGGTTTGCTAGACATACGTGGGAGCACGACCTTCTTCACTTTCTTGGATTCTATTAAAGAATGCTACGAAGCTTTG GTGATGGCGAAGTTTTTGGGTTTGATGTATACTTATCTGAACATATCCATCAGCAAAAACATAGTACCCGATGAAATTAAAGGAAGAGAAATTCATCACTCGTTTCCAATGACCCTTTTCCAG CCTCACACTGTTCGTCTGGACCACAAAAATTTGAAACTTCTCAAGGACTGGACATGGCAATTCGTGCTGATTCGCCCTGTTTGCTCAGTCTTAATGATATCGTTTCAACTTCTTGGAGTTTATCCAAGTTGGCTCAGCTGGACATTCACCATGATCTTGAACATTTCAGTTTCGTTGGCGCTGTATTCACTTGTAGTGTTTTACCATGTTTTTGCAAAAGAGTTGGCTCCACATAAGCCACTTGCAAAGTTTTTGTGTGTCAAAGGCATTGTATTCTTCTGCTTCTGGCAG ggaatcctCCTTGATATTCTTGTGGCGTTGGGGATAGTTAAATCGAACCACTTCTGGCTCGATGTGGAGCATCTCCAAGAAGCCCTTCAGAATATCTTAGTTATAGTGGAGATGGTTTTCTTCTCTTTGCTAATGCAATATGCCTATTCCGCTGAACCTTACCGCATTGGATCGGTTTCAAGAACAAGTGACAAGAAGAAAGAGTGA
- the LOC140812302 gene encoding uncharacterized protein isoform X2: MGKTGRDWTQIYAIYGVDDWQTPLFLLVHAMCFSVLSVVFLFYFEPICHFLQHFFPGPASSRFAAGFTGSVTALSAVCLFFAAGNFFYSAVSLHWDMSQRIVSSVSDWSSVKHALDLGCGRGILLNAVAMQLKKSGSSGRVVGLNPARTQTRSNTVNPTRTLKTAGLEGVQEYVTCRPGDPRTLPFSDNYFDVVVSAAFVHRVGKEFGAKSAAAAAERMRVLCEAVRVLKPGGVGVVWDLVHVPEYVQRLSELKMEDIRVSDRVTAFMVNSHIVSFRKPSQHFVGSGEVRLDWRFNGLC; this comes from the exons ATGGGGAAAACAGGGAGAGATTGGACGCAGATCTACGCGATCTACGGTGTGGATGACTGGCAGACCCCATTATTCCTTCTCGTTCATGCTATGTGCTTCTCTGTTCTCTCGGTTGTGTTCCTTTTCTACTTTGAGCCTATTTGCCATTTCCTGCAACACTTTTTCCCGGGCCCTGCTTCGAGTCGCTTCGCCGCAGGTTTCACCGGCTCAGTCACAGCGCTCTCCGCCGTGTGCCTCTTTTTTGCCGCCGGTAACTTCTTCTACTCCGCCGTGTCCCTCCACTGGGACATGTCCCAGCGCATCGTGTCCTCTGTCTCGGATTGGTCCTCCGTCAAGCACGCGCTTGACCTCGGCTGTGGCCGGGGCATCCTCCTCAACGCCGTCGCTATGCAGCTCAAGAAATCCGGGTCCTCCGGTCGCGTTGTTGGGCTCAATCCAGCCCGAACCCAGACCCGAAGCAACACCGTCAATCCGACACGCACCCTGAAAACCGCCGGTCTCGAGGGCGTCCAAGAGTACGTCACTTGCAG GCCAGGCGACCCAAGGACGCTACCCTTCAGCGACAACTACTTCGATGTGGTGGTATCGGCTGCTTTCGTACACAGGGTGGGCAAAGAGTTCGGGGCCAAGTCTGCTGCTGCGGCGGCGGAGCGAATGCGGGTGTTGTGTGAGGCGGTGAGGGTACTGAAGCCTGGCGGCGTAGGGGTTGTGTGGGACCTGGTGCATGTGCCGGAGTACGTGCAGCGGCTGAGCGAGCTGAAGATGGAGGATATTCGGGTCTCGGATCGGGTCACCGCGTTCATGGTCAACAGCCACATCGTCTCCTTCCGGAAGCCAAGTCAGCATTTTGTGGGGTCCGGTGAAGTCAGATTAGATTGGAGATTCAACGGCCTTTGTTGA
- the LOC140812302 gene encoding uncharacterized protein isoform X1, with the protein MGKTGRDWTQIYAIYGVDDWQTPLFLLVHAMCFSVLSVVFLFYFEPICHFLQHFFPGPASSRFAAGFTGSVTALSAVCLFFAAGNFFYSAVSLHWDMSQRIVSSVSDWSSVKHALDLGCGRGILLNAVAMQLKKSGSSGRVVGLNPARTQTRSNTVNPTRTLKTAGLEGVQEYVTCSRPGDPRTLPFSDNYFDVVVSAAFVHRVGKEFGAKSAAAAAERMRVLCEAVRVLKPGGVGVVWDLVHVPEYVQRLSELKMEDIRVSDRVTAFMVNSHIVSFRKPSQHFVGSGEVRLDWRFNGLC; encoded by the exons ATGGGGAAAACAGGGAGAGATTGGACGCAGATCTACGCGATCTACGGTGTGGATGACTGGCAGACCCCATTATTCCTTCTCGTTCATGCTATGTGCTTCTCTGTTCTCTCGGTTGTGTTCCTTTTCTACTTTGAGCCTATTTGCCATTTCCTGCAACACTTTTTCCCGGGCCCTGCTTCGAGTCGCTTCGCCGCAGGTTTCACCGGCTCAGTCACAGCGCTCTCCGCCGTGTGCCTCTTTTTTGCCGCCGGTAACTTCTTCTACTCCGCCGTGTCCCTCCACTGGGACATGTCCCAGCGCATCGTGTCCTCTGTCTCGGATTGGTCCTCCGTCAAGCACGCGCTTGACCTCGGCTGTGGCCGGGGCATCCTCCTCAACGCCGTCGCTATGCAGCTCAAGAAATCCGGGTCCTCCGGTCGCGTTGTTGGGCTCAATCCAGCCCGAACCCAGACCCGAAGCAACACCGTCAATCCGACACGCACCCTGAAAACCGCCGGTCTCGAGGGCGTCCAAGAGTACGTCACTTGCAG CAGGCCAGGCGACCCAAGGACGCTACCCTTCAGCGACAACTACTTCGATGTGGTGGTATCGGCTGCTTTCGTACACAGGGTGGGCAAAGAGTTCGGGGCCAAGTCTGCTGCTGCGGCGGCGGAGCGAATGCGGGTGTTGTGTGAGGCGGTGAGGGTACTGAAGCCTGGCGGCGTAGGGGTTGTGTGGGACCTGGTGCATGTGCCGGAGTACGTGCAGCGGCTGAGCGAGCTGAAGATGGAGGATATTCGGGTCTCGGATCGGGTCACCGCGTTCATGGTCAACAGCCACATCGTCTCCTTCCGGAAGCCAAGTCAGCATTTTGTGGGGTCCGGTGAAGTCAGATTAGATTGGAGATTCAACGGCCTTTGTTGA
- the LOC140812738 gene encoding uncharacterized protein, with the protein MVCFCFLVDQKRVMRRSKPVAGMCSRCRHSALVADMKTLTRFCYIPFYWKSWKAIVCSFCGSILKSYR; encoded by the coding sequence ATGGTTTGTTTCTGTTTTCTGGTGGACCAGAAGAGGGTGATGCGGCGGAGCAAGCCGGTGGCGGGGATGTGTTCGCGGTGCCGACACAGCGCATTGGTGGCTGATATGAAAACCTTGACGAGGTTTTGTTATATCCCATTTTATTGGAAATCGTGGAAAGCCATCGTATGTAGCTTCTGCGGCTCCATCCTCAAATCGTATCGGTGA
- the LOC140812484 gene encoding lysine-specific histone demethylase 1 homolog 2 — translation MSDAGDTSIPDTSGLKRSLRRKTASRNYNENLMDDLIEKHLGAPLRKKKNRTQKDLEKETETEALIALSLGFPIDELLEEEINAGVVSALGGKEQNDYIVVRNHILAKWRDNVRSWLSKGQIKETVSNEYAHLINAAYDFLLVNGYINFGVSESFESQIFESSTEASVIIIGAGLAGLAAARQLMSFGFKVIVLEGRNRPGGRVYTQKMGQKGNYAAVDIGGSVITGIHANPLGVLARQLSIPLHKVRDVCPLYKPDGTPVNKEIDSNVELIFNKLLDKVTQLRESLGGFAGTISLGSMLETLRQLYAVARNCEERQLLDWHLANLEFSNAGSLSNLSAAYWDQDDPYEMGGDHCFLAGGNWRLIRALCKGVPILYGKIVHAIKYGEEGVEVITEHQTFQADIVLCTVPLGVLKKQTIHFEPELPERKLAAIERLGFGLLNKVAMVFPHNFWGEDLDTFGSIRESSHRRGEFFLFYSYHTVSGAPVLVALVAGEAAQLFENTSPVESLHHVLSILRGIYCPKGIDVPNPIQSICTRWGTDPLSYGSYSHVRVQSSGNDYDILAESLGNRLFFGGEATTRQYPATMHGAYLSGLREASRILRTSRAWQSNPRKFIPKNVGQNIDILLNLFEKPDLVFEEFYFVFDPLTEDPKSLGIMRVTLEERCTDFSNDSNQANSTQHSLKQPLQLYTVISRAQALELQQVTRGSEKRLSYLFHNLGLKLMGANALGLLVNSLVSNIASARRSRARLARRQNTAQIC, via the exons ATGAGTGACGCTGGAGATACCTCAATACCGGATACTTCGGGTTTGAAGAGGTCGTTAAGAAGGAAAACGGCATCAAGAAATTATAATGAGAATTTGATGGATGACTTGATAGAAAAGCACTTGGGTGCTCCCCTGAGGAAGAAAAAGAATAGGACTCAGAAAGACTTGGAGAAGGAAACTGAGACAGAGGCCTTGATTGCCTTGTCATTGGGATTTCCGATTGATGAATTGCTAGAGGAGGAGATAAACGCTGGGGTCGTGAGCGCATTGGGTGGGAAAGAGCAGAATGATTATATAGTTGTGAGAAACCACATACTCGCAAAGTGGAGGGACAATGTGCGGTCATGGCTTTCCAAAGGACAGATAAAAGAAACTGTAAGTAATGAATATGCACACTTGATAAATGCAGCTTATGACTTCCTTCTTGTTAATGGATACATAAATTTCGGGGTTTCGGAATCATTTGAGTCTCAAATTTTTGAGAGCTCTACAGAAGCTTCGGTAATAATAATTGGGGCAGGACTAGCTGGATTAGCAGCAGCAAGGCAGCTCATGTCATTtggtttcaaagtgattgtcCTTGAAGGTAGAAACCGGCCTGGTGGGAGGGTTTATACTCAAAAAATGGGACAAAAGGGTAACTACGCCGCTGTTGACATTGGTGGCAGTGTAATCACTGGTATACATGCCAACCCTTTAGGAGTTCTAGCTAGACAACTTTCCATTCCTCTTCACAAGGTTAGGGATGTTTGTCCTCTGTACAAGCCTGATGGGACACCTGTAAATAAAGAAATTGATTCCAATGTTGAGCTCATTTTTAATAAGCTTCTTGACAAAGTCACCCAATTAAGAGAATCATTGGGTGGTTTTGCCGGGACTATTTCTTTAGGTTCCATGCTAGAGACACTCAGACAATTATATGCTGTTGCTAGAAATTGTGAGGAAAGACAACTTCTTGATTGGCATCTGGCTAACCTAGAATTTTCCAATGCTGGAAGCCTTTCGAACCTTTCTGCTGCTTATTGGGATCAAGACGATCCTTACGAAATGGGAGGAGACCACTGTTTTCTTGCTGGTGGAAACTGGAGATTAATTAGAGCATTATGCAAAGGAGTTCCAATATTGTATGGAAAGATTGTTCATGCCATTAAGTATGGAGAAGAAGGTGTTGAGGTCATTACAGAACATCAAACTTTTCAAGCAGATATTGTCTTGTGCACAGTCCCTCTCGGTGTCCTTAAAAAACAAACAATCCACTTTGAACCCGAGTTGCCTGAAAGAAAGCTAGCGGCAATAGAAAGACTTGGGTTCGGGTTGCTTAACAAGGTTGCCATGGTATTCCCTCATAATTTTTGGGGAGAGGACTTAGATACATTTGGCTCCATTCGAGAATCTAGCCATCGAAGGGGAgaattctttttattttacaGCTACCACACTGTTTCAGGGGCTCCGGTCCTTGTTGCGCTGGTTGCTGGGGAGGCTGCACAACTTTTTGAAAACACAAGCCCAGTCGAATCTCTTCATCATGTTTTGAGCATTCTCAGAG GCATATATTGTCCCAAGGGCATTGATGTTCCTAATCCTATACAATCGATATGCACAAGATGGGGAACTGATCCTCTTTCTTATGGTTCATATTCTCACGTCAGAGTGCAGTCATCTGGAAATGACTATGATATCCTCGCAGAAAGTTTGGGGAACCGCTTGTTTTTTGGTGGTGAGGCGACAACTAGGCAATATCCGGCCACTATGCATGGTGCTTACCTCAGTGGCCTCAGAGAAGCATCTCGCATTCTGCGAACTTCAAGGGCTTGGCAAAGTAATCCTAGGAAATTCATACCAAAAAATGTTGGCCAGAACATTGATATTTTATTGAATCTGTTCGAGAAACCTGATCTAGTATTCgaagagttttattttgtgtttGATCCTTTGACGGAGGACCCAAAATCTTTAGGAATAATGCGAGTGACACTAGAGGAGCGCTGCACTGATTTTAGCAACGACAGTAATCAAGCTAACAGTACTCAACATTCGTTAAAGCAACCGTTGCAGCTGTATACTGTAATATCCCGTGCACAAGCATTAGAATTGCAGCAGGTGACAAGAGGAAGTGAAAAAAGATTGTCATATTTGTTCCACAACCTTGGCCTGAAGCTGATGGGAGCCAATGCATTAGGACTTCTAGTCAACTCTTTGGTTTCTAACATTGCTAGTGCACGAAGAAGTAGGGCTCGCCTTGCTAGGCGACAAAATACTGCACAGATTTGCTAA
- the LOC140811410 gene encoding uncharacterized protein, producing the protein MKIPIGSWWFIFLALIFSGLAQDNYDTVTCTYKKSKCYLQPVSCPSECPYTQPSNPKAKACYLNCHSPICKPECKHKKPNCEGPGAACLDPRFIGGDGIVFYFHGKSNEHFGLVSDLHLHVNARFIGLRPAGRLRDFTWIQALGILFDTHTFIVEATKAEKWDFEVDHLKFFYDGLELGIPEGYPSIWVSSEDSIMVERTSGKNSALITLPNKAEISINVVPITREDDRIHKYHIPSDDCFSHLEVQFSFYGLSPKVEGILGRTYQPDFVNPAKPGVSMAIMGGEEKYRTSSLSDADCKLCVFSPTRVKEEDPLLFEPVHGNLDCTSGSNSGYGIACRK; encoded by the exons ATGAAGATTCCCATAGGCAGCTGGTGGTTCATATTTCTGGCTCTCATTTTCTCTGGTCTAGCCCAAGACAACTACGATACGGTTACTTGTACTTATAAGAAAAGCAAATGCTATCTCCAACCAGTAAGCTGTCCGAGTGAATGTCCATACACACAGCCTAGTAACCCGAAAGCTAAAGCATGTTACCTCAACTGTCACTCGCCCATTTGCAAGCCCGAATGCAAGC ATAAGAAGCCAAATTGCGAAGGTCCGGGAGCAGCATGCCTAGATCCCCGCTTCATAGGTGGAGATGGGATAGTTTTCTATTTCCACGGCAAGAGCAATGAACATTTCGGTTTGGTTTCTGATCTACATCTCCACGTTAATGCACGTTTCATTGGCCTGCGGCCGGCTGGTAGGTTGCGGGACTTTACCTGGATTCAGGCACTCGGGATTCTTTTTGACACCCATACTTTCATTGTTGAGGCCACAAAGGCGGAAAAATGGGACTTTGAAGTTGACCATCTGAAGTTTTTCTATGACGGTCTCGAATTAGGCATACCAGAAGGGTATCCATCAATTTGGGTATCTTCTGAAGACAGTATCATGGTAGAAAGGACGTCGGGCAAGAACAGTGCACTGATCACTTTGCCTAATAAGGCCGAAATTTCAATCAACGTGGTGCCAATTACCAGGGAAGATGATAGGATTCATAAATATCATATACCTTCTGATGATTGTTTCTCTCATTTAGAGGTGCAGTTTAGTTTCTACGGCCTGTCTCCAAAGGTTGAAGGTATACTCGGCAGAACTTACCAGCCGGATTTTGTGAACCCAGCGAAACCAGGTGTTTCAATGGCGATAATGGGAGGTGAAGAAAAATACAGAACTTCATCTCTTTCAGATGCTGATTGCAAACTTTGTGTATTCTCTCCAACTCGAGTCAAGGAAGAAGATCCCCTGTTATTTGAACCTGTGCATGGAAACTTAGATTGCACAAGTGGATCAAACAGTGGTTATGGAATAGCTTGCAGGAAATGA
- the LOC140811409 gene encoding receptor-like protein kinase THESEUS 1, with protein MEMMNWVHVIVAVLALGITNSGKSYAAFSPADNYLIACGSSQNVTFLGQTYIPDSVQSLVSLQSQENSITAASNFTAPFPIYQSARIFSSTTSYRFEIKQEGRHWVRLYFYPLPGHNLTSASITVVTENFVLLHNFNFQIYNGSHLFKEYAIIVTSNSLAITFIPSNNSVAFVNAIEVVSIPDNLIPDQAVAISPSRPFNGLSEIALETVYRLNMGGPLITPQNDTLGRTWENDVKYLHVNSSAVNVSVNPSNIKYTASVGPEIAPNFVYATAETMGDANVVSVNFNITWVFLVDPNFSYFIRVHFCDIVSKYLNSIIFNLYINTDIAFESLDLSSQAGNLDVPYYRDFVTNISADSNTLTVSVGPDTTADVTNAIMNGLEIMKISNEAGSLSGLSSVETLLVLPPKKSKTGIIVVSVVGAVAALASLGLCYFYFVASRSKAAKLGSPWRTLPLTGNSLTATKMSTTSQKSGTSSCISLVSSNIGRIFTFQEITYSTDKFNESLLLGVGGFGRVYKGTFEDGTNVAVKRGNPRSEQGLAEFRTEIDMLSKLRHRHLVSLIGYCDERSEMILVYEYMANGPLRSHLYGTDLPPLSWRQRLEICIGAARGLHYLHTGANQNIIHRDVKTTNILLDENLVAKVADFGLSKTGPALDQTHVSTAVKGSFGYLDPEYFRRQQLTEKSDVYSFGVVLMEVLCARPALNPVLPRDQVNIAEWAMTWQKKGMLDQIMDKNLVGKVNLSSLKKFGETAEKCLAEHGVDRPSMGDVLWNLEYAFQLDETSSTLMEPDDNSTKHIPSIPLTSMEPFDNSTSMINSGTDDDAEDAAISAVFSQLVNPRGR; from the coding sequence ATGGAAATGATGAATTGGGTACATGTAATTGTAGCTGTATTAGCGCTTGGAATAACCAATAGTGGTAAATCATACGCCGCATTCTCTCCTGCTGATAACTACTTGATAGCCTGTGGATCTTCACAAAATGTGACATTTCTTGGCCAGACCTATATCCCTGATTCGGTTCAATCCTTGGTTTCTTTGCAAAGCCAAGAGAATTCAATTACTGCCGCCTCGAACTTCACTGCCCCTTTTCCTATCTATCAGTCTGCCAGAATATTTTCCAGCACCACATCCTATAGATTCGAGATCAAACAAGAGGGCCGGCATTGGGTTCGCCTTTATTTTTATCCACTTCCGGGACATAATTTGACTTCTGCTTCCATCACTGTTGTCACTGAGAATTTTGTGCTCTTGCATAActtcaattttcaaatttataatGGTTCTCACCTCTTCAAAGAGTACGCGATCATTGTCACTTCGAATAGCTTGGCAATTACTTTCATTCCTTCAAATAATTCCGTGGCTTTTGTCAATGCCATTGAAGTTGTATCCATACCTGACAACTTGATCCCTGACCAGGCGGTGGCTATATCTCCCTCTCGTCCTTTTAATGGCCTTTCAGAGATTGCTCTTGAAACTGTTTATCGCTTGAATATGGGTGGTCCTCTGATCACTCCTCAGAATGACACTTTGGGAAGAACTTGGGAGAATGATGTGAAGTATCTCCATGTAAACAGCTCTGCTGTGAATGTTTCTGTCAACCCTTCCAATATAAAGTATACCGCTTCTGTTGGTCCTGAAATTGCGCCGAACTTTGTTTATGCTACTGCTGAAACCATGGGGGATGCAAATGTGGTCAGTGTGAACTTCAATATCACCTGGGTCTTTCTAGTTGATCCGAATTTCTCGTATTTCATTAGGGTTCATTTCTGTGATATTGTGAGCAAATATTTAAACAGTATAATATTCAACCTGTATATCAACACTGATATAGCTTTCGAGAGTTTGGACCTATCTAGCCAAGCGGGAAACTTGGATGTGCCTTATTACAGAGATTTTGTCACCAACATATCTGCTGACTCAAACACATTGACTGTCAGCGTTGGACCCGATACAACTGCTGATGTCACAAATGCCATCATGAATGgtcttgaaattatgaagaTTAGCAATGAAGCTGGAAGCTTAAGTGGACTTTCTTCCGTTGAAACTCTTCTTGTATTGCCTCCCAAAAAGAGCAAAACGGGGATAATAGTCGTCTCTGTGGTTGGTGCTGTTGCTGCATTGGCATCTCTTGGATTATGTTACTTCTACTTCGTGGCAAGCAGGTCAAAGGCGGCCAAACTGGGGAGCCCATGGCGTACGCTTCCCTTAACTGGAAACTCATTAACCGCAACAAAAATGTCTACCACCTCACAGAAGAGTGGTACATCAAGCTGCATCTCATTAGTTTCCTCCAACATTGGCCGAATATTCACTTTCCAAGAAATAACATATTCAACTGATAAATTCAACGAAAGCTTGCTTCTTGGTGTTGGTGGCTTTGGTAGGGTGTATAAAGGAACATTCGAAGATGGAACTAACGTAGCTGTCAAAAGGGGGAATCCTAGATCGGAGCAAGGCCTTGCTGAATTTCGAACTGAGATTGACATGTTGTCTAAGCTTCGCCACCGTCACCTTGTGTCTCTTATTGGCTACTGTGATGAAAGGTCAGAGATGATCCTGGTCTATGAATACATGGCAAATGGGCCACTTCGAAGCCACCTTTATGGAACGGATCTCCCGCCTCTTTCTTGGAGACAACGGCTTGAGATATGTATCGGTGCAGCTAGGGGACTTCATTATCTTCATACGGGAGCGAATCAAAATATCATTCACCGTGACGTAAAAACAACCAATATACTTTTGGATGAAAATTTGGTTGCGAAGGTAGCTGATTTTGGTCTGTCTAAAACAGGACCAGCTCTCGATCAAACTCATGTGAGTACTGCTGTCAAAGGTAGCTTTGGTTATCTGGATCCTGAATACTTCAGACGGCAACAGCTCACTGAGAAATCCGACGTCTACTCTTTTGGGGTAGTTCTTATGGAGGTTCTTTGCGCAAGACCAGCTTTGAATCCCGTGCTTCCTAGAGATCAAGTGAATATTGCAGAGTGGGCAATGACATGGCAAAAGAAGGGAATGTTGGATCAGATTATGGATAAAAATCTTGTTGGGAAAGTTAATCTTTCTTCTCTGAAGAAATTCGGAGAGACAGCAGAGAAGTGTTTGGCCGAGCATGGTGTTGATAGGCCTTCCATGGGCGATGTGTTGTGGAACTTGGAATATGCTTTTCAGCTGGATGAGACCTCATCGACACTCATGGAGCCAGACGACAACAGTACAAAGCATATCCCTTCAATTCCGTTGACCTCTATGGAGCCATTCGACAACAGCACGAGTATGATTAATTCTGGTACAGATGATGATGCAGAAGATGCAGCAATAAGTGCTGTTTTCTCCCAGCTTGTAAATCCCCGTGGCAGATGA
- the LOC140811398 gene encoding uncharacterized protein isoform X1, protein MLDDISEMDRGQFTLMGTTVCVMLSLHFSIQLVSQHYMSWKKPKEQSAIIIIVLMAPLYAIDSYVGLLDIRGSTTFFTFLDSIKECYEALVMAKFLGLMYTYLNISISKNIVPDEIKGREIHHSFPMTLFQPHTVRLDHKNLKLLKDWTWQFVLIRPVCSVLMISFQLLGVYPSWLSWTFTMILNISVSLALYSLVVFYHVFAKELAPHKPLAKFLCVKGIVFFCFWQGILLDILVALGIVKSNHFWLDVEHLQEALQNILVIVEMVFFSLLMQYAYSAEPYRIGSVSRTSDKKKE, encoded by the exons ATGTTGGACG ATATCTCAGAGATGGACCGCGGACAATTTACACTGATGGGAACAACTGTATGTGTAATGCTTTCCCTTCACTTCTCGATACAACTAGTCTCCCAACATTACATGTCCTGGAAGAAGCCAAAGGAACAATCGGCCATCATAATTATTGTCCTCATGGCTCCATTGTATGCTATTGACTCGTATGTTGGTTTGCTAGACATACGTGGGAGCACGACCTTCTTCACTTTCTTGGATTCTATTAAAGAATGCTACGAAGCTTTG GTGATGGCGAAGTTTTTGGGTTTGATGTATACTTATCTGAACATATCCATCAGCAAAAACATAGTACCCGATGAAATTAAAGGAAGAGAAATTCATCACTCGTTTCCAATGACCCTTTTCCAG CCTCACACTGTTCGTCTGGACCACAAAAATTTGAAACTTCTCAAGGACTGGACATGGCAATTCGTGCTGATTCGCCCTGTTTGCTCAGTCTTAATGATATCGTTTCAACTTCTTGGAGTTTATCCAAGTTGGCTCAGCTGGACATTCACCATGATCTTGAACATTTCAGTTTCGTTGGCGCTGTATTCACTTGTAGTGTTTTACCATGTTTTTGCAAAAGAGTTGGCTCCACATAAGCCACTTGCAAAGTTTTTGTGTGTCAAAGGCATTGTATTCTTCTGCTTCTGGCAG ggaatcctCCTTGATATTCTTGTGGCGTTGGGGATAGTTAAATCGAACCACTTCTGGCTCGATGTGGAGCATCTCCAAGAAGCCCTTCAGAATATCTTAGTTATAGTGGAGATGGTTTTCTTCTCTTTGCTAATGCAATATGCCTATTCCGCTGAACCTTACCGCATTGGATCGGTTTCAAGAACAAGTGACAAGAAGAAAGAGTGA
- the LOC140811398 gene encoding uncharacterized protein isoform X2: MLDEMDRGQFTLMGTTVCVMLSLHFSIQLVSQHYMSWKKPKEQSAIIIIVLMAPLYAIDSYVGLLDIRGSTTFFTFLDSIKECYEALVMAKFLGLMYTYLNISISKNIVPDEIKGREIHHSFPMTLFQPHTVRLDHKNLKLLKDWTWQFVLIRPVCSVLMISFQLLGVYPSWLSWTFTMILNISVSLALYSLVVFYHVFAKELAPHKPLAKFLCVKGIVFFCFWQGILLDILVALGIVKSNHFWLDVEHLQEALQNILVIVEMVFFSLLMQYAYSAEPYRIGSVSRTSDKKKE; this comes from the exons ATGTTGGACG AGATGGACCGCGGACAATTTACACTGATGGGAACAACTGTATGTGTAATGCTTTCCCTTCACTTCTCGATACAACTAGTCTCCCAACATTACATGTCCTGGAAGAAGCCAAAGGAACAATCGGCCATCATAATTATTGTCCTCATGGCTCCATTGTATGCTATTGACTCGTATGTTGGTTTGCTAGACATACGTGGGAGCACGACCTTCTTCACTTTCTTGGATTCTATTAAAGAATGCTACGAAGCTTTG GTGATGGCGAAGTTTTTGGGTTTGATGTATACTTATCTGAACATATCCATCAGCAAAAACATAGTACCCGATGAAATTAAAGGAAGAGAAATTCATCACTCGTTTCCAATGACCCTTTTCCAG CCTCACACTGTTCGTCTGGACCACAAAAATTTGAAACTTCTCAAGGACTGGACATGGCAATTCGTGCTGATTCGCCCTGTTTGCTCAGTCTTAATGATATCGTTTCAACTTCTTGGAGTTTATCCAAGTTGGCTCAGCTGGACATTCACCATGATCTTGAACATTTCAGTTTCGTTGGCGCTGTATTCACTTGTAGTGTTTTACCATGTTTTTGCAAAAGAGTTGGCTCCACATAAGCCACTTGCAAAGTTTTTGTGTGTCAAAGGCATTGTATTCTTCTGCTTCTGGCAG ggaatcctCCTTGATATTCTTGTGGCGTTGGGGATAGTTAAATCGAACCACTTCTGGCTCGATGTGGAGCATCTCCAAGAAGCCCTTCAGAATATCTTAGTTATAGTGGAGATGGTTTTCTTCTCTTTGCTAATGCAATATGCCTATTCCGCTGAACCTTACCGCATTGGATCGGTTTCAAGAACAAGTGACAAGAAGAAAGAGTGA